In a genomic window of Cyclopterus lumpus isolate fCycLum1 chromosome 13, fCycLum1.pri, whole genome shotgun sequence:
- the pld3 gene encoding 5'-3' exonuclease PLD3 — MKTDVAYNQLVDMERRQEANRKAQINCRCAIALVTVAVVLLAATALYIVLTLRVSSSHPAPSSSLHPPRRESCSDPCKIVLVESIPEGLEFNSSTTHPTIFKAWLNLMGEARSSIDIASFYWSLTNKDTGTHEPTANQGETILNTLADLSGKLSVRIAVNTPQGSQPQGDLRLLNNSGADIRTVNMKELTSGVLHTKFWVVDKKHIYIGSANMDWRSLTQVKELGAVVYNCSCLAADLGKIFEAYWLLGDSESIPSPWPSSFATLYNKDTPLQLPLNSTPSSVYLSSSPPSFCAAGRTPDLQSILSVMEDAESFIYIAVMNYLPTMEFSHPKRYWADIDTQLRRVGYEKRVKVRLLISCWASTKPVMFSFLKSLASVYDPKSGLDIQVRLFVVPASPKQKEIPFARVNHNKYMVTDKIAYIGTSNWSGDYFVSTAGSALVVNQTASVSPEPTVQSQLRAVFERDWDSNYSTPVAQHFNHKHLC, encoded by the exons ATGAAGACGGACGTCGCTTACAACCAG CTGGTGGACATGGAAAGGAGGCAAGAGGCCAACCGGAAAGCACAGATA AACTGCAGGTGCGCGATAGCTCTGGTCACTGTGGCTGTTGTGCTGCTGGCCGCCACGGCCCTCTATATCGTCCTGACACTGAGGGTTTCCTCCTCCCATCCGGCCCCCAGCAGCAGCCTCCATCCCCCCCGGCGAGAGTCCTGCTCAGACCCCTGCAA GATCGTTTTGGTGGAGAGCATCCCTGAAGGTCTGGAGTTTAACTCCAGCACCACTCACCCCACCATCTTCAAGGCCTGGCTCAATCTGATGGGCGAGGCCCGCAGCAGTATCGACATCGCCTCCTTCTATTGGTCGCTCACTAATAAAGACACCGGCACTCACGAGCCAACAGCCAATCAG GGTGAGACCATTCTGAACACACTGGCTGACCTCTCCGGGAAGCTGTCTGTTCGGATTGCAGTGAACACACCACAGGGGAGTCAACCGCAAGGGGACCTCAGACTGCTCAACAACTCAG GAGCTGATATCAGGACAGTTAACATGAAAGAGCTCACCTCAGGAGTCCTCCACACAAAGTTCTGGGTCGTGGacaagaaacacatttacatcGGCAGTGCCAACATGGACTGGAGATCCCTCACACAG GTGAAGGAGCTCGGCGCGGTGGTCTACAACTGCAGCTGTTTGGCAGCGGACCTGGGTAAGATCTTCGAAGCCTATTGGCTCCTGGGAGACAGTGAGTCGATTCCGTCGCCTTGGCCGAGCAGCTTCGCCACCCTCTACAACAAGGACACGCCCCTCCAGCTGCCGCTCAACAGCACGCCGTCCAGTGTCTACCTGTCG AGTTCCCCTCCGTCCTTCTGTGCAGCCGGCAGGACGCCAGACCTTCAGTCCATCCTCAGCGTGATGGAGGACGCCGAGAGCTTCATCTACATCGCTGTCATGAACTACCTTCCCACCATGGAGTTCTCCCATCCTAAAAG GTACTGGGCTGACATCGACACCCAGTTGAGGCGAGTCGGGTACGAGAAGCGGGTCAAGGTGCGCCTGCTGATCAGCTGCTGGGCCAGCACCAAACCGGTCATGTTTTCCTTCCTGAAGTCTCTGGCCTCCGTGTACGACCCCAAGAGCGGGCTGGACATCCAGGTG AGGCTGTTTGTGGTGCCGGCCAGCCCCAAGCAGAAGGAGATTCCCTTTGCCCGAGTCAACCACAACAAGTACATGGTGACCGATAAGATAGCCTACATAG GTACGTCTAACTGGTCTGGTGACTACTTTGTGAGCACGGCTGGCTCGGCGCTGGTTGTCAACCAGACTGC